Within the Burkholderia mayonis genome, the region CGCAGATGCAGGAGCGCGACGGCGAGCGCGTGCTCGTCAGCGTCGGCGTGCCGATCGGCGAGCAGCGGGTCGTCGTGCGCGATCTGAACACGAACGAGCGCTGCGCGGACGACGTGATCGGCGAAATCTGCGTCGCCGGCCAAAGCGTCGCGCCCGGATACTGGCAGCAGTACGAACAGACGATCGCGACGTTCCAGCGCGGCATCGGCGGCGAAACGGGGCAGGAATTCGCGGGCACGGGCGATCTCGGCTTCCATCATCGCGGCGATCTGTACATCACTGGCCGCCTGAAGGACATGATCATCATCGCGGGGCGCAACTACTACTCGGAAGACGTCGAGTATGCGGTCATCGGCAGTCGGCCCGAGCTGGTGCCGAACGGCTGCGCGGCGTTCACGGTCGAGGCGGACGACGAGGAGCGGCTCGTCGTCGTCGCCGAAATCGAGCGCACGCAGCGCAAGGGCGATCTCGACGCGCTGCTCAAGGGCATTCGCGAGGTGATCTGGCATCGCCACGACATCAGTCCCGGCTCGGTGCTGCTGGTGTCGCCCGGCAGCGTGCCGAAGACGTCGAGCGGCAAGGTGCGGCGCAGTGAATGCCGCAACCGGATGCGCGACGGCGAGCTGACGATACTCGCGCGCTGGGACGCCGACGATCGCATGTCCTACGCGACGCAGGGCGCTGTCGCGTCGATCGCGTCAACCGTGTCGTCCGCCGCGCCGAGCGTGAAGATCGATGCGGCCGACGCGGGCTGCAACGCTTCGCCGAACGCATCGAAGGTCGAGCAGCTCAAGGACTGGCTGCGTCACTACGCGCGCACGCGGATCGATTCGCGGACCATCGACGAGCGCCGCACGATTCCGCCGCACATCGTGCTCGATTTCGGCAACGAAGGGCTGCTCGGCATGCAGATCGACCGCGCATACGGCGGCCTCGGCTTCGCGCATCGCGAGATGCTGGAGGTGGTGTCGCAGCTCGCGACGATCGATTCGACGCTCGCATTCTTCGTCGGCCTGAACAATACGCTCGGCATCCGCCCGATCATGCTGCATGCGCAGCCGGCACTGCGCGACGAACTGCTGCCGCTGCTCGCGACAGGGCGAACACTTGCCGCGTTCGCGCTCACCGAGCCGGCCGCGGGCTCCAACGTGCGCGCGATCGGCTCGACCGCGCAGCGCATCGACGGCGATCATTGGCTCGTCAGCGGCCAGAAGAGCTGGAGCGGATCGTCCGCGTGGGCGGGCGTGATCAACGTGTTCGCGAAGCAGGCCGACGGCGCGGGGATGATCGGGCTCGCCGTCAGACAAGGCACGCCCGGCCTGCGGATCGGCGCGGAAGACCTGACGATGGGCGTGCGCGGAATGATCCAGAACACGCTGCATCTCGATCGCGCACGCGTGAGCGACGCGTGCCGGCTCGGCGCGATCGGGCAGGGAATGGCGGTTGCGCAGCAGACGATGAATTTCGCGCGCCTCGGCATCGGTGCGGTCTGCGTCGGCGGGATGAAGCGTTGCGCGCAACTGATGCATCGCTACGGCGCGCGGCGCCGGATCGGCACGGGGCTGTTGCTCGACAACCCGCTGAGCCGCCAGCGCCTCGGCGACCTGCGGCATCGCATCGACGGCTTGAACGCGCTGATCGAGCACCTGGCGGCCGATTTCGACGCGGGGCGCGACGCGCCCGAAGACGGCTTGCTGATCGCGAAGATCCTCGGCTCCGAATTCTTGTCGCAGTCGTCCGACGAACTGATGCAGATGCTGGGCGGCCGCGGCTACATCGAATCCAATCTCGCGCCGCAGATCTTCCGCGATGCGCGCCTGCCGCGCATCTTCGAAGGGCCGACCGAGACACTGCTCGCGCATCTGGGCAGCCGGCTGCTGAACGGCAGCGACGATCTGCTCGGCTATCTGGGCGCGCGGACGGGCGCCGGCGCGCTCGCCGCGGAACTGCGCGAGCTCGGCGAACGGCTGCTCGACGACGGGCTTGCGAACGCCGGGCAACTCGGCGGCGCCGCGCATGCGACGAACTGGGTCAACTACTGGCTCGGCGCCGTCGCGCAGTGGGCGCTGCTGCTGGCGGCCGTCGAGCAGGCCGCGAAGCGACGCGGCGTCGACGGCGCGACGCTCGAATGGGCGCAGAGCCAATACGAACTCGCCGTTGAAGCGGCGCAGCGTCAGGTTGGCCGGCGGCGCGTGCTGTCGAGCGCCGCGCAGATCGCCGAGTGGGCGCTGCACGTCGAGCGCGAGATCGGACCGATCGAGCAGACGGCGCCGGGCGCGACGCAGCGGCTCGATCCGCTGCTGCGCGCCGAGCATGACGCGCGCCCGGAGCCGTCCGATGCCGGCGTCGCGCTCGCCGACGACGAACCGCCGCCGACGGCGGACGACGCGCCGACGCCTGCGCCGGTCGCTCCGGCCGATCCCGAACTGAAGCGGGAGTTCGAGCAATGGCTGCTGACGTGGCTGGGCGAGCGTCTGCGGAATCGCCGGATCGCGCTGACGGCCGAGACGACTTTCGTCGACATCGGGCTCGATTCGATCCTCGCGGTCGAGCTGACGATGGCGTTCAGCGACGCATTCCGCACGACCATCGACGCATCCGCCGTCTGGGATCATTCGTCGATCGACGCATTGGCGGCGCATCTCGCCACCCGAATGGACCGAAGCATGCGCGCACACGCGGGCGCGGCTTCGTCCGACACTTCTTCTTCCTTGTGAGGCGCATCCGATCATGCAGTCGCTTTGTGAACTAGCCACCTCTGCCGGCACTCTGACCGAGCAGCTTGAAAATTACCTCCGCTCGCACGCCGACGACAGCTGCAAGCTGCTCGGCGTACCGGCAGGCACGCCGTTGCGCGTCGAGATCGTCGACACTGGCGCGCCGATCGAGACTCGCCGCGATGATCGGGCGGCGACGCTGCGCATCGGCGAAGAGGACGCGCAGCGCGTGATGGCCTATACGCGCAGCTGCAACTGGGCGAACGGCATCGTGCTCGTGCCGACGCTCACGCGCCTCGTGCTCGCGGGCGCGTTTGACGGTCTGAAGGCCGGCGAGCCGCGCGCGATGCGCGCGTTCGCCGCCGGGCACAAGGCCGATCCGACGCGCAATCTCGGGCTGCTGTGGGGCGCGCTGAACCTGCTCGCGCTGGCCGGCTGGGTCACGCTGAGCAGCGGCGACGAGCGCGCCGACTATGCGCTGACGCCCGCCGGCGCGTGCGTGGTCGAGTGCGTGAACGCGCAGCGGCCGCTCTTCACGCGATTGGCCGATGCGACGTCGATGCTGCAGCACCTGCATGCGCTGTGTCAGCGTCGGCGCGTGAACGACGACGAAAGCGCGCTCTATGCGGAGCTCGTGCGAATCTGCGTCGACGGATGGCCGCTGCCGGCACCGCGGAACGACCTCGAGCGGCACGTCCATGCGCAGTTGCGCACAGCAATGGACGGGCTGTTGCTCGGCCCGACGTGGGTCGCGCTCGACATGCCGGTGTTCGAGAAGCAAGGCAAGCAGCAAGGCAAGGTCGCGGCAAGCGTCTTCGAGGCGTTCGATATGCGACGCGACTGGGTGTCGATCGGCGACGGTTGGCCGCACGCGGATGGCGTAGCGCTGAGCGCGGCGTGGGCGCTGATGGGCCACGCGGGCGTCGCGGACGTCGATTCCGAGGGCGCGCGCGTGCAGCTCAACGAAGCGGGCCGGATTCATCGGCCGATTGCCGCGCCGTACGCGGGGCTCGCCGCATCGTACCTGCGCACTTACGCGTTGCTCGACGAATTGCTGTTCGGCGATCCTGATCCGCTCGATGTCGATCGCGACGGACACATCGATCGCGTGATGAACGTGTACGCGTCGAGCGGCGCCGGGTCGGGTCCGGCGTCGAGGGAGATTTCGACGAAGATCATTCGCCGCCTGTTCGACGAGACGCCGCTCGATCAACAGCCGGCCGGCATTTCCGACATGGGCTGCGGCGACGGCAGCGCGCTGCGGCGCCTCGCGCAGTACGTCATACAGTCGACGCGGCGCGGCCGGCATCTCGCCGACTATCCGCTCATCGTCATCGGCGCGGACTACAACGAATCGGCGCGCAGTCGCGCGGCCGACACGCTGTCGGAGCTGGGCCGCGTGCCGGGCGTGCACGTGCGCGTGATCGACGCCGACATTTCGCAGCCCGATCGTTACGACGAAGCGGTCACCGCGAGCGGCCTGACCGTGAAGGCGATGGACGGCAGCCGCCGCGCGGCGCGTCTCGGCGATCTGCTGCACACGTTCATGTTCCTGGTCCACAACCGGCGTCTCGACGTGCGTCGCGGCGACGCCGCCGACGCGATCCTCGAGCGCTACCTGCGGCAGGTCGATCGGACGCATCTGCGCGGTGTCGTCGAGCGTTACTATCCGGGACAACTGACCGTCTCGGACGATGCGGCGCTGCCGATTCCGCTCGACGAGATCAAGCGTGCGTTCCGCGTCGCGTACAGCGACGCCGAAGGACTCGTGCCCGGCTACGTCGCGGCCGCCGATCTGATCGACTTCGTCGCGCGCTGGAAGCCGCACGCGAAGCATGGTTTCCTCGTCGTCGAGGGGCACAGCCCGTGGGCCGCGAGCCTGCTGGACGACGCGATTGCCGACCCGGGCCGCTGGACCCGCACCGAACAGTTGCCGGCCGTGTTCAATTGGGGGATGCACTTCGTGTCGCGGCAGTTCATGGCGCCGTTCGACGAGTTCATGCTCGCGATGTGCCTGGCAGGCTTGAGCCCGCGCGATGCGATTCACGGGCGCATCCACCCGGAGGGGTTTCCCGGGCCCGACCTGCTGAACGAGTACCGGTTCTTCAGCATCGCCGATTATGTTGCTTTCGACGCGGCGGATGCCTGAGCCCGTCTGCCGGCGAACTTCGGGGCAGAGGCGGGACGTTTAGCGCGAGCGCCTTTCGTTTGACGGCGGCGGCCGAGGTCCGGACGTCGCCTGCGGGCGGAAGGCGCTCGCGGCGTTCGCCGCCGCCGATGCACGCAGCGCGACACCAATTTCCGGCTATGACGTCGCGCGCTCGATTCCGGGATGTCGTCCCCGATATCGGCGCGGACGGGTTCCGTCCACATTCCCTCGCCGATTCCGCTGTCGCGTCAACCGATGCCGTATAGTTCGGCTGGCGCGGACGGCGTCCGCCGCGCATCGATCAAGATGATCGATCCAGTTCGTAAAAATCGATAGGGGAGGGGAAACATGAACGTGTCGCAAGCTTGCCTGCTAATCGCCGCGCTGATGCCATTCGTCTGGACGATGTGCGCGAAGTCGGGCGCGCACTACGACAACCGCGCGCCGCGCCAGTATCTCGCGCAGCTCGAAGGCTGGCGCGCGCGGGCGTTCGCCGCGCATCAGAACTCGTGGGAGGCGCTCGCGCTGTTCACCGCCGCGCTCGTCGTTGCGTGGCACAACGGCGCGAACGTGCAGCGCGTCGATCAGCTTGCGATTGTCTTCGTTGCTTCGCGCGTGGTCTATGGGGTGTTTTATCTGCTGAACTGGGCGACGCTGCGCTCGCTGGTGTGGACCGTCGGTTTCGCTTGCGTGGTCTGGTTGTTCTTCGCCGCGCCCTGAGCGCACGGCATGTTCCAAGCCCGTTGCACGACGTTGCGTGCGGCTGGCGCATTGCGCTTCACACCTTTCACTGTGCGATGCGGCGGCCGGGCGTTCGACGCGCCCGGCCGCCGCGGCTTTCTTTGTGTCGCGAACCTAAAAAAACGCCCTCGCCGCGATGCTCTCCACATCTCGACGAGGGCCAACGGTAGACAGTTGAGCGGGTATCGCGCGGATCAGGCAGCGACCCGCTCGTCGCTTTGCGCGGCTTCGGTGGCCGGGGCCGGCGCCGCGTCCGCTTCGCTGCGGATCAGGTAATCGAACGCGCCGAGCGAAGCCTTCGCGCCTTCACCGACGGCGATCACGATCTGCTTGTACGGCACGGTCGTCACGTCGCCGGCTGCGAACACGCCCGGCACCGACGTTGCGCCGCGCGCATCGACGGTGATCTCGCCGTGCTTCGACAGAGCGAGCGTTCCCTTCAGCCATTCGGTGTTCGGCACGAGGCCGATCTGGACGAACACGCCTTCCAGCTCGACGCGCTTCGTCTCGCCGGCGCGCATGTCTTCGTAGACGAGCCCGTTCAGCTTCGCGCCGTCGCCCGTGAGTTCGGTCGTGCGTGCCTGCGTGATCACCGTCACGTTCGCGAGACTGTGCAGCTTGCGCTGCAGCACTTCGTCCGCGCGCAGCTGTGTGCCGTATTCGATCAGCGTCACCTCGCGGACGACGCCGGCGAGATCGATCGCCGCTTCGACACCCGAGTTGCCGCCGCCGACCACCGCGACGCGCTTGCCCTTGAAGAGCGGGCCGTCGCAATGCGGGCAGTACGCGACACCGCGATTGCGATACTCGCGCTCGCCGGGCACGCCGATTTCGCGCCAGCGCGCGCCGGTCGCGAGCACGATGGCCTTCGCCTTCAGCACCGCGCCGCTCGCGAGATGGATCTCGTGAATACGGCCGGGGACGAGCTTGTCGGCGCGCTGCACGTCGATCACGTCGACTTCGTACTGCTTTACGTGTTGTTCGAGCGCGGTCGCGAACTTCGGCCCCTCGGTTTCCTGGACCGACACGAAGTTCTCGATGGCCATCGTGTCGAGCACCTGCCCGCCGAAGCGCTCGGCGACGACGCCCGTCGCAATGCCCTTGCGCGCCGCGTAGATCGCAGCCGCCGCGCCCGCGGGGCCGCCGCCGACGATCAGCATGTCGAACACAGGCTTCGCCGCGAGCGCCTCCGCCGCGCGCCGGCTCGCGCCGGCATCGAGCTTCGCGAGGATTTCCTTCACGCTGCTGCGGCCCTGGCCGAAGGTTTCGCCGTTCAGAAAGAGCGTCGGCACGGCCATGATCCGGCGCGCTTCGACCTCGTCCTGGAACAGCGCGCCGTCGATCATCACGTGACGGATGCGCGGGTTGACGAGCGCCATCACATTGAGCGCCTGTACGACTTCCGGGCAGTTCTGGCAGGTCAGCGAAATGTACGTCTCGAATGCGTAGTCGCCGTCGAGCTGGCGGATCTGCTCGATCACCGCGTCGTCGAGCTTGAGCGGATGACCGCCCGCTTGCAGCAGTGCGAGCACGAGCGACGTGAATTCATGGCCCATCGGAATGCCGGCGAAACGAATGCCGGTCGCCTTGCCCCGTTCGCCGACCGAGAACGACGGCTTGCGCTCGGCGTCGTCGCGGCGCTCGACCACGGTGACTTGCGGCGACAGCGACGCGATCTCGTCGAGCAGCGCGTGCAGCTCGCGCGACTTGTCGCCGTTGTCGAGTGACGCGACGAGCTCGACCGGGCGGGTGATTCGTTCGAGGTACGATTTCAACTGAGTCTTGAGATTGGTGTCGAGCATGGCGATTCGGATTCCGTAACGAGAGTGGACCGCGCTCGCCGCTCTCGTACGATGCGGTGCGGTGCGGTGAGCGGGCCGCGACGGACGCGGCCCGCGTGGCGCGCACGGCGGCAATGCCGCCGTGCGGAGTTAGATCTTGCCGATCAGGTCGAGCGACGGCGTGAGCGTGTCGGCGCCCGGCGTCCACTTGGCGGGGCACACTTCGCCCGGATGCGCGGCGATGTATTGCGCGGCCTGGACCTTGCGCAGCAGTTCGCCTGCATCGCGGCCGATGCCGTTGTCGTGGATCTCGCACAGCTTGATCTCGCCTTCCGGGTTGATCACGAACGTGCCGCGCAGTGCGAGGCCTTCTTCTTCGATCAGCACGTCGAAGTTGCGCGAGATCGCGAGCGTCGGATCGCCGATCATCGGATACTTGATCTTCGAGATCGTGTCCGACGTGTCGTGCCATGCCTTGTGCGTGAAGTGCGTGTCGGTCGACACCGCGTAGATTTCGACGCCGAGCTTCTGGAAGTCGGCGTAGCGGTCGGCCAGATCGCCGAGCTCGGTCGGGCACACGAACGTGAAGTCGGCCGGATAGAACACGACGACGGACCACTTGCCCTTCAGGGTTTCGTCGCTGACTTGCACGAAGTCGCCGTTATGGTATGCGGTGGCCTTGAACGGTTTGATCTGGCTGTTGATGATCGGCATTTGCGCTTCCTCTTGGGTCGGTGTGTGATCAGGAAGCGCCAGTATGGCGATGTGGCCCGTTTCTGTGAAATTGCTTGTTTCAATGGTCGGAATCGGTAATGCCTATCCGGCCGCCCGGCCGGGCGGCGGGCAGGCAAAAAAAGGCTCATCGAGGAATTCCGGGGAACGCGGCGCGGATTTTGAGAGGATCTCATGCTCACGCTTGGCCGTCGTCAGGCCGTCATGTCGCTTGCCGCCGTCGCGATCGGCTTGCGCCACCCAGTTATGGATCGTTTGCGCCGTGGGTTCGAACTCCCGCGCAAGCTCCTCGGGCGCACGGCCAGCCTTGACCAACTAGACCATCTGCGCCAGAAATTCCGGCGCGTAGGGGTTGTGGTGCTTTCCCATGACGGGCTCCTCCTGTTCCACAGGATAGGTGTCCAAGAAACCGGGTCAACTTCAGTCGACCGCCCGAGCGACAAAACAAGAGTCGCGCGGACGGTCACTTCTGTCTGCGCGGGAGTGACCGTACAGACAGGCTTTTCGCGTCAAGGACGCGCCACGTCGAACAGTCCTTCGCGGACGGGCGAAAAAACATCGAGGTCCGCTTGGTAGCGGGATTGACCTTCGACTGCCAGTTCGACCAGCACGCGCCCGAACAACGGAGCGTATTTGAATGCGCGCCCAGACTCCATGACGCACATTGAAGCGCGTGGATAGAACGCGTCGGTGGACGGTTCCGTCGGGATTCGACCGATGACGAGCTTGCCGTCCGGACTCATGGAATAGAGGCATGTGCCGGCGTGATGGTAGCGGCCGGCATCGATGACACCGGGATCGATGAGCCGGCCGAGATGACCGGTGAGCTCATCCAGCAGGCGCTCGTTCACGCCAGGCCGGATTGCCGCGGGCGAGTCGAAGACATCGTAGGTGTAGTCCGCGCTCATCTTCACCATGTTGCTCATGGTCGGCGAGAAATCCAGCGGAGGGAAGCCGTAGAACGTGCCATGGTCGCTCGCATCGATGTTCCCGAACTCGAACCAGATCGGTACCTGGGGACTGCGTTTCTTGAGTTCCCAGTACGCGTAGTTCATCTGCCAGATCTTCCAGCGCGGCGTTTGCTGCAGGCCGAAGCTCTTCAGCACCGAGTCGGTCCATACGCCCGGACATGCTATCAGATGTTGTCCGTGGACCGAGAGCGACTCGCCGTCGCTCTCGGTGTGCAGCATGTAGCCGCGGCCCGCGGCCGCCGGATGATGGTCGATGCCGACCACGGCATGCTTGTCCAGCACGTGCAGGTGGCCTGTCTGCTTCGCCGCCAGAAAGAACGTCTTCGCGGCCGCCTGGACATTGATAGAGGCGCTCGCGGCCTGGACAAGCCCCGCATAATCGTCAGGCAGGGCCGCCCGATTGAATACCGGGAACCGCCGGTGGATCGCATCGGGAGAGTCCAGGTACGCATACGGCATTCCCATGCCGTCCATGGTCGCCCGGACCTGCATGATGTTGCCTTCGGTCGTCATCGGCGCATCCCGATGTCCAAAGAAAATGAGATCGTTCACCGCAAGCAGTTGCGCGCCCGTTGCGTGCTGGAGTTCCATCCAGAGGGCGAGGGACGTTTCGGCCAGACGCGCTTCCGACTTGTTGTCCTGCATCAGGCGGAACATCCGCTCGATGCCCTTGGAGCTATTGACGTCATTGCGGACACCGAACTGATCGATGATCAGCGTATCCAGGCCCTTGGCCGTCGCATAGTAGGCGCTTGCGAGACCGAGAATGCCTCCGCCTACGACCAGCACGTCGAAATTCGAACCGGATTTGATGGGATGCATCGTATTCTCCTGATAGCTAGAGCTTGCGTGATGGTGATGATTCGTTGATGCGACCGGCAGCGCAGCGGGTCTTAAGCGCGCTCGGTCCGGAGCCGCGCCGCGCTCAGGCTGACCCAGTACCCGGGTTGATAGGGAACCGGCAGAAATCGCTCGTGCAGCTCGCGAAACGTGGCTTCGGGATCCAGGTCCGCAAAGGGCTCCGGGTGCAGCCATTTGGCCAGGCGCTGCAGCGCGATGAAGTAATACGGGTTGTCGTAGAACGGATGCCAGATCGCATACACGCGCCCACTTCTGACTGCGCGCAGGGCCCGGTACCCGGGCCTTGCCATCAGTCGTTGAAGACGAGCCCGCCCTTCGGCGAGGTCGGCGCCCGGCCCGAGATTGACCCAATCGCCTGCCGGCGAATACAGCGACCAGTTGGCTCCTGTGACAATCACGACGTCCGGGTCGGATGCGATGACCTGCTCCGGATGCAGTGTTCCAAAGTCCCCTTGCAGAAATCGGTCGCCGAGGTTGTCGCCGCCCGCGGCTCTGACCAATATGCCGAAGTTGCCATGGCCGTAGCTCAGGCAGCAGTCGTCATAGAGGCCGGCGGCACGCTCGAGCATGAGCAGCGGCCGCGATGCGACCTTTTGCAAGGTCTCTGTCACACGCCGTGTCTGCGTGTCGCGGAATGCCAGGAAGCTGCTTGCGCGCGCCTGGCACCCCAGCAACTCGCCCATGATCTCTACGCTGCGCGTCGCGTTGGCAGACATAGGCGTGCGGAAATCCAGGTAGATGACCGGAATGCCGACTCGCTCCAGATGCGATTCCAGCCCCGACGATTCGGCGGCCGAGCGTGAGCTCAGGTTCAGCAGCACCACGTCGGGCTCCAGCGAGATGAGCCGTTCTGCGCTCAGCGCGTCCGACGTCGCGCCCGGAAACGTGGGAATGTTGCCGATTTCAGGAAAGCGCCGCTGATACGCGCGATAGCTGTCGAGATCGGCGGCGCGGAAGTTCTCCCCCCAGCCGACCACGTCGTGGAAAGGCGCGTTCGAACGCAGCAAGGGCAGGACATAGGCTAAGGCGCCGTCACCCAGCAACAGGCGGCGCGCCGGGCGACGCAGCGGTACGGCGCGGCCTGCGACGTCCTTGATCACCGTCGCTTCGGCGGAGACAGCCCGCGCCGAAGGCAGGGATACCAGCCACGCCGTGGCGAGCATACCGTGCAGCAGCGCGCGGCGCGGCCGGGAAATGTCAGTCAAATTTTCATCTCGCGACGAATGGGCCGCGTCCGGGCGCAGCCGCTCGATTGCACGGCTGTACGGCAGGGCTGCGCCGGACGCGGCACTTTCTCTCGGTGCCGCTTGCAGCGAACGCGGACCAGGCAGGCTCCTATCGTCTGGACGCGGGCGCCGAGGCGGCTGATATGACTCCCGCTGTCAATCGGGATCGTTTTTTCGGTTTTCAAATGCATGTTGTTCGAATTTCCTGAGGGCGGCGCAGCAGTAAATCTCGACGGTGGATCGCGCTGATATCCGCGGATTGGCTGCCGCATTACAGAGGTCCGCCCAATGAGTCTGCCGCTATCTAGTGCCGCAAGTCGAATCAGATCCGTTGCGTAGCCGCGTCGCGGGTTGCTCGTGTGCCGGGCTACGCCGCCTTCAGGAAACGCCTTCTCGAGTGGTTAGGGTGATTCAAGCGTTGCTCAGGTGTCGTGTTACGCCCTGCGTACATCGGGCCGGACGGCGAACGACATCGCGAGCCGGCTGACGTCCCGGATGAAGCCGCTGAGTTCGCGGGCGACCGCGACGACCGCGATGTTCTTTTGCTTAACCGCACGGACCCGCCTCGTAGACAATGCGGATGCATCGCGCCTTTGACTGTAGGCGCTTGCACAGCCGATCGATATCCGTTTTGGTCGTGCCGATCTTGCCAAGTAGTTCGACCTCGCCCGCGCCGAGCGCATAGGCGATGGTGATCGAGTCCTTATGGACGTCGAGACCGACGTACAGCGTGCTACCGTCTTCCATGCTGGCCTCCGCGGTGGAAATCGCCGGGTGTGGCCCCGTCCACACCGTGCGGCTCTGGCAGCGATGCTAACCCGCGTTTGATTCCTCGCAGCAGGCCAGCCCCTTTCTCACGGGAGCCATACCGACTAGTGGGCGTGCGAAAGCAGCGTGGGAATGTTGCAACCCAGCAGATGCGAGCGCTTGAGCAACTCTTCCGTCTTGGCGCCGATCAGCACCCCGGTGTATTCGTTCGCCTGATTTTGCGTCATGATGCGGAAGACATCCGGGAACGACCGTTCGACGCTGTCGCAGATCACAGCGCCGGCATTGCTGACGTAATCGGGGAGATACCCGATGCCCCTGCCGATCAGCTTCGCTTCCGCTTCCGGGCTCTCGAACGGGGAGTTCGAACTGCTGACCACCCAGCGAGTGCGAATGCGATCGACGGTCTTCATGTCGAGAATCCCGGAGAGGGAGGCGACGCATAGTACGTCGGATGCGCATGACCAGAACTCGTCCTCGCTCAGCATGCGCACGCCGGTGGGGATCTCCGGACTTGGCCGAACGTCGAATCCGACCACCTCGTAGTCGCGTTCGAGGCATTGCCGGGCCACCTCCCGGCCCACCTTGCCCATGCCGTGAATT harbors:
- a CDS encoding AMP-binding protein, which produces MTTTNLPKTINELLRFRAATKGEKDAYLFLSGQPDDEQQQSITFADLDRTARRVALLLQRHSVGIGERVLLLCRPGLDYIAGFLGCLYAGAVAVPVYPPRNRQHAARIVGIVESAGAKAILCTGDDFARCTKLLEDTAASHVALLDLDAAKPLDASLEPADVAPSHVAFLQYTSGTTGRPKGVMVTHGNLMHNLALIGEWMGYHEESTMVSWLPPYHDMGLIGGILTSLFGGFRCVLMAPERFIQHPFLWLRAISDYRADVTGAPDFAYRMCSRRVPDEQLATLDLSCLRTAYSGAESVRYGTLAEFAQRFASTGFDPERFKPCYGLAECTLLVAGRSAPRPLRTVCVDQAALQRQKVVIKRELEGLSPQMQERDGERVLVSVGVPIGEQRVVVRDLNTNERCADDVIGEICVAGQSVAPGYWQQYEQTIATFQRGIGGETGQEFAGTGDLGFHHRGDLYITGRLKDMIIIAGRNYYSEDVEYAVIGSRPELVPNGCAAFTVEADDEERLVVVAEIERTQRKGDLDALLKGIREVIWHRHDISPGSVLLVSPGSVPKTSSGKVRRSECRNRMRDGELTILARWDADDRMSYATQGAVASIASTVSSAAPSVKIDAADAGCNASPNASKVEQLKDWLRHYARTRIDSRTIDERRTIPPHIVLDFGNEGLLGMQIDRAYGGLGFAHREMLEVVSQLATIDSTLAFFVGLNNTLGIRPIMLHAQPALRDELLPLLATGRTLAAFALTEPAAGSNVRAIGSTAQRIDGDHWLVSGQKSWSGSSAWAGVINVFAKQADGAGMIGLAVRQGTPGLRIGAEDLTMGVRGMIQNTLHLDRARVSDACRLGAIGQGMAVAQQTMNFARLGIGAVCVGGMKRCAQLMHRYGARRRIGTGLLLDNPLSRQRLGDLRHRIDGLNALIEHLAADFDAGRDAPEDGLLIAKILGSEFLSQSSDELMQMLGGRGYIESNLAPQIFRDARLPRIFEGPTETLLAHLGSRLLNGSDDLLGYLGARTGAGALAAELRELGERLLDDGLANAGQLGGAAHATNWVNYWLGAVAQWALLLAAVEQAAKRRGVDGATLEWAQSQYELAVEAAQRQVGRRRVLSSAAQIAEWALHVEREIGPIEQTAPGATQRLDPLLRAEHDARPEPSDAGVALADDEPPPTADDAPTPAPVAPADPELKREFEQWLLTWLGERLRNRRIALTAETTFVDIGLDSILAVELTMAFSDAFRTTIDASAVWDHSSIDALAAHLATRMDRSMRAHAGAASSDTSSSL
- a CDS encoding class I SAM-dependent methyltransferase, translated to MQSLCELATSAGTLTEQLENYLRSHADDSCKLLGVPAGTPLRVEIVDTGAPIETRRDDRAATLRIGEEDAQRVMAYTRSCNWANGIVLVPTLTRLVLAGAFDGLKAGEPRAMRAFAAGHKADPTRNLGLLWGALNLLALAGWVTLSSGDERADYALTPAGACVVECVNAQRPLFTRLADATSMLQHLHALCQRRRVNDDESALYAELVRICVDGWPLPAPRNDLERHVHAQLRTAMDGLLLGPTWVALDMPVFEKQGKQQGKVAASVFEAFDMRRDWVSIGDGWPHADGVALSAAWALMGHAGVADVDSEGARVQLNEAGRIHRPIAAPYAGLAASYLRTYALLDELLFGDPDPLDVDRDGHIDRVMNVYASSGAGSGPASREISTKIIRRLFDETPLDQQPAGISDMGCGDGSALRRLAQYVIQSTRRGRHLADYPLIVIGADYNESARSRAADTLSELGRVPGVHVRVIDADISQPDRYDEAVTASGLTVKAMDGSRRAARLGDLLHTFMFLVHNRRLDVRRGDAADAILERYLRQVDRTHLRGVVERYYPGQLTVSDDAALPIPLDEIKRAFRVAYSDAEGLVPGYVAAADLIDFVARWKPHAKHGFLVVEGHSPWAASLLDDAIADPGRWTRTEQLPAVFNWGMHFVSRQFMAPFDEFMLAMCLAGLSPRDAIHGRIHPEGFPGPDLLNEYRFFSIADYVAFDAADA
- a CDS encoding MAPEG family protein — its product is MNVSQACLLIAALMPFVWTMCAKSGAHYDNRAPRQYLAQLEGWRARAFAAHQNSWEALALFTAALVVAWHNGANVQRVDQLAIVFVASRVVYGVFYLLNWATLRSLVWTVGFACVVWLFFAAP
- the ahpF gene encoding alkyl hydroperoxide reductase subunit F; this encodes MLDTNLKTQLKSYLERITRPVELVASLDNGDKSRELHALLDEIASLSPQVTVVERRDDAERKPSFSVGERGKATGIRFAGIPMGHEFTSLVLALLQAGGHPLKLDDAVIEQIRQLDGDYAFETYISLTCQNCPEVVQALNVMALVNPRIRHVMIDGALFQDEVEARRIMAVPTLFLNGETFGQGRSSVKEILAKLDAGASRRAAEALAAKPVFDMLIVGGGPAGAAAAIYAARKGIATGVVAERFGGQVLDTMAIENFVSVQETEGPKFATALEQHVKQYEVDVIDVQRADKLVPGRIHEIHLASGAVLKAKAIVLATGARWREIGVPGEREYRNRGVAYCPHCDGPLFKGKRVAVVGGGNSGVEAAIDLAGVVREVTLIEYGTQLRADEVLQRKLHSLANVTVITQARTTELTGDGAKLNGLVYEDMRAGETKRVELEGVFVQIGLVPNTEWLKGTLALSKHGEITVDARGATSVPGVFAAGDVTTVPYKQIVIAVGEGAKASLGAFDYLIRSEADAAPAPATEAAQSDERVAA
- the ahpC gene encoding alkyl hydroperoxide reductase subunit C — protein: MPIINSQIKPFKATAYHNGDFVQVSDETLKGKWSVVVFYPADFTFVCPTELGDLADRYADFQKLGVEIYAVSTDTHFTHKAWHDTSDTISKIKYPMIGDPTLAISRNFDVLIEEEGLALRGTFVINPEGEIKLCEIHDNGIGRDAGELLRKVQAAQYIAAHPGEVCPAKWTPGADTLTPSLDLIGKI